In a genomic window of Nyctibius grandis isolate bNycGra1 chromosome 4, bNycGra1.pri, whole genome shotgun sequence:
- the LOC137661735 gene encoding LOW QUALITY PROTEIN: disintegrin and metalloproteinase domain-containing protein 20-like (The sequence of the model RefSeq protein was modified relative to this genomic sequence to represent the inferred CDS: inserted 4 bases in 3 codons; deleted 1 base in 1 codon) codes for MRALLGLLVLLGLAGCPAAPGNLSGELRITASWVTVXQQLSPRADTNPRAVSYWLEVEGRPWVLHLQPRQGLVSHPFTLVTYGKDRAHWEEHPFVQDNCFYQGEVQGSPGSLVALSTCGRGLHCMLWVEDGTYEIEPVPDDPAFRHILYRMEEANNPVGPTCGLTPEELQHQEALLPWFKAPWAEEEEEMLKDWWTHVSYVKIVVVVDNVQFVKSGRNESEVLRQVIEVINTGGSLYEQLSVWLFLVELEIWTKSNLINITXTVNKALDNFNRWRKSDLSPWMPHDTAHLFAFQSFGRRLGLAFLGSICDNQWSSAVASFTDRKLSSFITTFVHELGHILGMHHDEPGCKCRQKKCIMYKSDVDTDAFSDCSYKDYFDLLGCAAGCIHQPPAPGTFYTMKHEYCGNKIVESGEQCDCGSESNCRNDPCCHPNCVFXAGSVCASGKCCKTCQLLPAGTLCRASTGDCDLPEYCNGTSPQCPPDVYIQDGTPCKDGAYCYRGKCSSHSKQCQHLFGKQARAAPLDCFKAVNTQGDRFGSCGIHNNIHFTKCSIENILCGRMQCENIDKLPFLQNHVTLVQTPVGDKRRWGLDYHVRMPIADVGAVEDGTPCGSDKLCINRTCTSISLLNYDCNMTVCHDRGVCNNCKNSHCRYGWAPPYCESEGLGGSVDSGPPPAREIFQRAKPGLTVFSRLFLCILGVTLAICYKREIVGWLMRKRPNSTEEDSSCFK; via the exons ATGAGGGCACTGCTGGggttgctggtgctgctggggctggcgggGTGCCCCGCTGCCCCAGGGAACCTGTCCGGGGAGCTGCGCATCACGGCCTCCTGGGTGACGG CACAGCAGCTGAGCCCCCGGGCTGACACCAACCCCCGGGCCGTCTCCTACTGGCTGGAGGTGGAGGGGCGGCCGTGGGTGCTGCACCTGCAGCCCCGGCAAGGCCTGGTCTCCCACCCTTTCACCTTGGTCACCTACGGCAAGGACAGGGCCCACTGGGAGGAGCACCCCTTCGTGCAGGACAACTGCTTCTACCAGGGCGAGGTGCAGGGGAGCCCTGGCTCCCTGGtggccctcagcacctgcggcAGGGGCCTCCACTGCATGCTCTGGGTGGAGGATGGCACCTACGAGATCGAACCTGTCCCTGATGATccagccttccggcacatccTCTACCGCATGGAGGAAGCCAACAACCCTGTGGGCCCCACCTGTGGGCTGACcccagaggagctgcagcacCAAGAGGCTTTGCTGCCCTGGTTCAAGGCCCcctgggcagaggaggaggaggagatgctgaAGGACTGGTGGACGCACGTCAGTTATGTGAAGATAGTAGTGGTCGTGGACAACGTGCAGTTTGTGAAGTCGGGCAGGAATGAATCTGAAGTCTTGAGGCAAGTCATAGAAGTCATCAACACTGGGGGCTCTCTGTACGAACAGCTTTCTGTTTGGCTGTTTCTTGTGGAATTGGAGATCTGGACCAAAAGCAACCTTATAAACATTAC AACTGTCAACAAGGCACTTGACAACTTTAACAGATGGCGGAAGTCAGACCTGTCTCCGTGGATGCCCCATGATACTGCTCACttatttgcatttcagagctttggaagaagactGGGATTGGCGTTTCTGGGGTCCATATGTGATAACCAGTGGTCATCAGCAGTTGCTTCCTTCACTGATAGGAAGTTGTCCTCATTTATTACCACATTTGTCCACGAGCTGGGCCATATTCTTGGGATGCACCACGATGAACCAGGCTGTAAATGCAGACAGAAGAAATGCATTATGTACAAAAGTGATGTCGACACTGATGCATTCAGTGACTGCAGTTACAAAGACTACTTTGACCTGCTTGGGTGTGCCGCTGGCTGCATTCATCAGCCACCAGCACCTGGCACTTTCTACACCATGAAGCATGAATACTGTGGGAATAAGATAGTAGAAAGCGGAGAGCAATGTGACTGTGGTTCAGAATCAAACTGCAGAAATGATCCTTGTTGTCACCCAAACTGTGTGT ATGCAGGTTCAGTCTGTGCTTCTGGAAAATGCTGCAAGACCTGTCAGCTCCTTCCAGCAGGAACACTCTGCAGAGCAAGTACTGGTGACTGTGACCTGCCAGAGTATTGCAATGGGACTTCCCCTCAGTGCCCACCAGACGTGTACATACAAGATGGAACCCCTTGCAAAGATGGTGCTTATTGCTATCGAGGAAAATGTTCTTCCCACAGTAAACAGTGCCAGCATCTCTTTGGCAAACAAGCCAGGGCTGCTCCTTTAGATTGCTTCAAAGCAGTGAATACTCAAGGTGACCGGTTTGGGAGTTGTGGTATTCATAACAATATCCATTTTACAAAATGCAGTATTGAGAATATCTTATGTGGTAGGATGCAGTGTGAAAACATAGACAAATTGCCGTTCTTGCAGAACCACGTAACActagtccaaacccctgttGGAGATAAAAGGCGTTGGGGTCTTGACTATCACGTAAGGATGCCAATAGCTGATGTGGGGGCTGTGGAAGATGGCACGCCATGTGGTAGTGATAAGCTTTGTATCAACAGGACATGTACCAGCATATCACTGCTGAACTACGACTGTAACATGACAGTGTGTCACGACAGAGGAGTGTGTAACAATTGTAAGAACTCTCACTGCAGGTATGGCTGGGCTCCTCCATATTGTGAAAGTGAAGGACTTGGAGGGAGCGTTGACAGTGGGCCCCCTCCAGCCAGGGAGATTTttcagagagcaaaaccaggaTTAACAGTATTTAGCCGACTTTTTCTCTGTATCCTTGGGGTAACCCTTGCCATATGTTATAAACGGGAAATAGTGGGATGGCTTATGAGG AAAAGGCCCAATTCCACAGAAGAAGATAGCAGTTGTTTCAAATAG